A genomic window from Streptomyces broussonetiae includes:
- a CDS encoding gas vesicle protein has protein sequence MTVVERREIALVDLLDRLLAGGVVITGDITLRIADVDLVRIDLNALISSVNASVPTPFETLPTPEEAE, from the coding sequence ATGACCGTCGTCGAACGTCGTGAGATCGCGCTCGTGGACCTGCTCGACAGGCTGTTGGCCGGCGGAGTCGTCATCACCGGCGACATCACCCTGCGGATCGCGGACGTCGACCTGGTCCGGATCGACTTGAACGCGCTGATCAGCTCGGTGAACGCGTCGGTACCCACGCCCTTCGAGACACTGCCGACGCCAGAGGAGGCCGAGTGA
- a CDS encoding GvpL/GvpF family gas vesicle protein, with amino-acid sequence MTGLSYVYAVCHPFEGPSLSRLTALGGTSPTLLHHCRLAAVVSTVPKADFSEQALKARLEDLDWLSSTARAHQAVIDALVKVTTPLPLRFATVFWDSSGVRSMIEERQDDFRRTLNRLEGRVEWGVKLYLDTEPASDLAERPANGRDYLRRRRASTHAHDERWQLAEVFAQSLHERLCRYAENSRLYAPQGSALSTEPGRNVLNAAYLVPRAHSEDFVDQVDRTKDEAPGIRVEVTGPWAPYSFTGEAVL; translated from the coding sequence ATGACCGGACTGAGCTACGTCTACGCCGTCTGCCACCCCTTCGAGGGGCCCTCGTTGTCCCGGCTCACGGCACTCGGGGGCACTTCCCCGACGTTGCTCCACCACTGTCGGCTGGCCGCGGTTGTCAGCACGGTCCCGAAGGCCGACTTCTCCGAGCAGGCTCTGAAAGCGCGGTTGGAGGACCTGGACTGGCTGAGCTCGACCGCCCGCGCGCACCAAGCCGTGATCGACGCGCTGGTCAAGGTCACCACGCCGCTGCCACTCCGGTTCGCGACGGTCTTTTGGGACAGCAGCGGGGTGCGCTCAATGATCGAGGAACGCCAGGACGACTTCCGGCGCACCCTGAACCGGCTGGAAGGCCGGGTGGAGTGGGGTGTGAAGCTGTACCTGGACACCGAGCCCGCTTCCGACCTTGCCGAGAGGCCCGCAAACGGCCGGGACTACTTGCGCCGGCGGCGCGCCAGCACCCACGCCCACGACGAGCGGTGGCAGCTCGCCGAGGTGTTCGCCCAGTCGCTGCACGAGCGCCTTTGCCGATACGCCGAGAATTCCAGGCTGTACGCCCCACAGGGTTCCGCGCTTTCCACGGAGCCCGGCCGGAACGTTCTCAACGCGGCCTACCTGGTGCCCCGTGCGCATTCCGAGGACTTCGTGGACCAGGTGGACCGGACGAAGGACGAGGCGCCCGGCATCCGGGTGGAGGTCACCGGACCCTGGGCACCCTATTCGTTCACCGGAGAGGCGGTGCTATGA
- a CDS encoding gas vesicle protein has translation MTSPSRLPDPYGHSGGANLADILERVLDKGLVIAGDIRINLLDIELLTIKLRLIVASVDKAKEMGIDWWESDPALSSRARRDTLGRENAELSERLARLEELERGRTPKEAP, from the coding sequence ATGACGTCGCCCAGCCGGCTTCCCGATCCGTACGGCCACAGCGGCGGGGCCAACCTCGCGGACATCCTGGAGCGTGTGCTCGACAAGGGACTGGTGATCGCGGGCGACATCCGGATCAACCTGCTCGACATCGAACTGCTGACCATCAAGCTGAGGCTCATCGTCGCCTCGGTCGACAAGGCCAAGGAGATGGGCATCGACTGGTGGGAAAGCGACCCAGCGCTCTCCTCCAGGGCCCGCCGCGACACGCTGGGGCGGGAGAACGCCGAACTCAGCGAGCGACTGGCACGGCTCGAGGAGCTGGAGCGAGGCCGGACCCCGAAGGAGGCACCATGA
- a CDS encoding SRPBCC family protein: protein MTEPLGSATSAAGTAGAGVAGNPFRDLVLRSKAADRLKTEAREYLAAQATRLLNGLGHKLGETTVRLNDIAEGNSRGFAELALEGGRKLADGKGPLRSALEIGASHAKDNVMEAVSNLTGGKGRRKGSSGDKPTVIMESVDVGVPARTTYDQWTRYQDFSAFAKGVRSASSADDTHSDWQAKVAWSTRSWKAHTTEQIPDHRIQWTSEGAKGSTKGVVTFHPLGENLTRVLVVMEYYPSGLFERTGNLWRAQGRRTRLDLKNFARFVTLKGEAEDGWRGEIRGGEVVRSHEDAMAEEEQGQEQGPGRQHETREEESEAEEIPYSDEDTDEDEAEELEPEYEYEYEEEPEYHERGGRR from the coding sequence ATGACCGAGCCCCTCGGATCCGCCACCTCCGCGGCCGGCACTGCAGGCGCAGGTGTGGCCGGCAACCCGTTCAGGGACCTCGTCCTCCGCAGCAAGGCCGCCGACCGGCTCAAGACCGAGGCCCGGGAATACCTGGCTGCCCAGGCCACGAGGCTGCTCAACGGCCTCGGCCACAAGCTCGGCGAGACCACTGTGAGACTCAACGACATCGCTGAAGGGAACAGCCGCGGCTTCGCCGAGCTGGCCCTCGAAGGCGGTCGCAAGCTCGCCGATGGCAAGGGCCCGCTGCGTTCCGCACTGGAGATCGGCGCCTCCCACGCCAAGGACAACGTGATGGAAGCCGTCAGTAACCTCACAGGCGGCAAGGGGAGGAGAAAAGGCAGCAGCGGCGACAAGCCCACCGTCATCATGGAGTCCGTCGATGTCGGCGTGCCGGCACGTACCACCTACGACCAGTGGACCAGGTATCAGGACTTCTCGGCCTTCGCCAAGGGTGTCAGGAGTGCGAGCAGCGCCGATGACACCCACTCGGACTGGCAGGCCAAGGTCGCCTGGTCCACCCGGAGTTGGAAGGCGCACACCACCGAACAGATCCCGGACCACCGCATCCAGTGGACTTCGGAAGGTGCGAAGGGCAGCACGAAGGGGGTCGTCACCTTCCACCCGCTCGGCGAGAACCTCACCCGGGTCCTTGTGGTCATGGAGTACTACCCGAGCGGCCTGTTCGAGAGGACCGGCAACCTCTGGCGAGCCCAGGGCCGCCGGACGAGGCTCGATCTGAAGAACTTCGCCCGGTTCGTCACCCTGAAGGGCGAAGCAGAGGACGGCTGGCGCGGCGAGATCCGGGGCGGCGAGGTGGTCCGCAGCCACGAGGACGCCATGGCCGAGGAAGAACAAGGACAGGAGCAGGGCCCGGGCCGCCAGCACGAAACCCGCGAGGAAGAGTCTGAAGCCGAGGAGATCCCGTACTCCGACGAGGATACGGACGAGGACGAGGCGGAGGAACTCGAGCCCGAGTACGAGTACGAGTACGAAGAGGAGCCGGAGTACCACGAGCGCGGAGGCCGTCGATGA
- a CDS encoding DNA primase gives MKSTALGLAVGAGYFLGRTRKLKIALAVGSLVAGKKLSLSPRLLADTMSRQMKDNPQFKEIGDQLQQDLRGVGKAVSGAIIERQMNALADRLQDRTAQVYERLSSPMPVGSGRAEEGYREDEDVPEGPAEERAEDETGDRAKEAPAHAERTTGPRDRKPAKQAPVKKVPAKKAAPASKTAAGGSKRGRRAAGSRTASASRERKGGDER, from the coding sequence ATGAAGAGCACCGCACTCGGCCTAGCTGTAGGAGCCGGCTACTTCCTGGGCCGCACGAGGAAGCTGAAAATTGCGCTCGCCGTCGGCTCGTTGGTCGCCGGGAAGAAACTCAGTCTCAGTCCGAGACTACTCGCGGACACCATGAGCCGGCAGATGAAGGACAACCCTCAGTTCAAGGAGATCGGCGACCAGCTCCAACAGGACTTGCGAGGAGTCGGCAAAGCCGTGTCCGGCGCCATCATCGAACGGCAGATGAATGCCCTCGCCGACCGGCTGCAGGACCGCACGGCCCAGGTCTACGAACGGCTCTCCAGCCCAATGCCCGTCGGCTCCGGACGCGCTGAGGAAGGGTATCGGGAGGACGAAGACGTCCCCGAGGGCCCTGCGGAGGAACGCGCCGAGGACGAGACTGGTGATCGCGCGAAGGAGGCCCCTGCGCACGCGGAACGCACGACCGGACCGCGCGACCGGAAGCCGGCCAAGCAGGCGCCGGTCAAAAAGGTCCCGGCCAAGAAGGCAGCTCCAGCCTCGAAGACGGCTGCGGGGGGTTCGAAGAGGGGGCGCAGGGCTGCCGGGAGCAGGACTGCCAGTGCGTCCCGAGAGCGGAAGGGTGGCGACGAGCGATGA
- a CDS encoding gas vesicle protein GvpG: protein MGLIGEVLMLPFAPVRGSVWAVRQVLREAERIYCDPAAVRVELATLEEQLEAGEITEEEFDRRENELLDRLETALRSGETTGNWT, encoded by the coding sequence GTGGGACTGATCGGTGAAGTGCTGATGCTGCCTTTCGCCCCCGTGCGCGGCAGCGTGTGGGCCGTCCGACAGGTGCTCCGTGAGGCGGAGCGGATCTATTGCGACCCCGCCGCCGTGAGGGTCGAACTGGCCACCCTCGAGGAGCAGTTGGAGGCGGGAGAGATCACCGAGGAAGAGTTCGACCGACGCGAGAACGAACTCCTCGACCGGCTGGAGACCGCATTGCGCTCCGGCGAAACCACAGGCAACTGGACGTGA
- a CDS encoding GvpL/GvpF family gas vesicle protein, with the protein MSTYVYGITTRAHPALPEGMAGVGEPPRPVRVLASGQLAAVVSDAPEQLRPKRRDLLAHRNVLAEAGSGGCVLPMRFGSVATDDDEVTQVLDERSDHYQERLRELNGKVEYNIKATHVEEAVLHLVMAENAEARDLAEANRLSGGGSYRERLRLGELVATAVKAREAEDATEVHDLLAPAADAVSVGPESRGWLVNVSFLVARDMAGDFLAAIEQVRKSHPHLDLRVNGPLPPYSFVEPGIAAPSSRAEGVDPDPR; encoded by the coding sequence GTGAGCACTTACGTCTACGGGATCACCACGCGGGCGCACCCGGCCCTTCCCGAGGGGATGGCCGGCGTGGGAGAGCCTCCCCGGCCGGTGCGGGTGCTGGCCAGCGGCCAGCTTGCTGCTGTGGTGAGTGACGCCCCCGAGCAACTGCGCCCGAAGCGCCGGGACCTGCTCGCGCACCGGAACGTCCTCGCCGAGGCCGGCTCGGGCGGCTGCGTCCTGCCGATGCGTTTCGGCAGCGTAGCCACCGACGACGACGAGGTCACCCAGGTGCTCGACGAGCGGTCCGACCATTACCAGGAGCGGCTGCGGGAGCTGAACGGCAAGGTCGAGTACAACATCAAGGCCACCCACGTCGAGGAAGCCGTCCTGCACCTGGTCATGGCCGAGAACGCGGAAGCCCGGGACCTCGCTGAGGCCAACCGCCTTTCTGGAGGTGGAAGTTACAGGGAGAGGCTCCGGCTCGGCGAACTGGTCGCGACTGCGGTCAAGGCGAGGGAGGCCGAGGATGCGACCGAGGTGCACGACCTCCTGGCACCGGCCGCCGACGCGGTCAGCGTGGGTCCCGAGTCCAGGGGCTGGCTGGTGAACGTATCGTTCCTGGTCGCAAGGGACATGGCAGGGGACTTTCTGGCCGCGATCGAGCAGGTCCGTAAGAGCCATCCGCACCTGGACCTTCGTGTCAACGGCCCGCTCCCGCCGTACAGCTTCGTCGAGCCCGGCATCGCCGCGCCCTCAAGCAGGGCGGAGGGCGTGGACCCCGACCCCAGGTGA
- a CDS encoding gas vesicle structural protein GvpA yields the protein MTVVPAQQTGGGGGSSGLYDVLELVLDRGLVIDAFVRVSLVGIEILKIDVRVVVASVDTYLRFAEACNRLDLESGPNRSPGLPEVVGEITEDGARGKTKGALSGAAQTISDAFTQARQEGESESRPRARKPPARRKEEQE from the coding sequence ATGACTGTTGTTCCGGCACAGCAGACCGGAGGCGGAGGCGGCAGCAGTGGCCTCTACGATGTGCTCGAACTGGTCCTCGACCGGGGGCTCGTGATCGACGCTTTCGTGCGTGTCTCCCTGGTCGGCATCGAGATCCTGAAGATCGACGTGCGGGTCGTTGTGGCCAGCGTCGACACCTATCTGCGCTTCGCTGAGGCATGCAATCGCCTCGACCTGGAGTCCGGACCGAACAGGAGCCCGGGTCTGCCCGAGGTCGTCGGCGAGATCACCGAGGACGGTGCCCGTGGAAAGACCAAGGGTGCGCTGTCCGGTGCCGCGCAGACCATTTCCGACGCCTTCACCCAGGCACGTCAGGAAGGGGAGAGCGAGTCCCGCCCCCGAGCCCGCAAGCCTCCTGCGCGCCGTAAGGAGGAGCAGGAGTGA
- a CDS encoding gas vesicle protein GvpO: protein MSNAKDTPKSQSSRKSHDAHESHGDGEQAADDRRPTPMEVLRQARAQFMELTGLVSEAVSSFEQTKDGWSLEVEVLELARVPDTMSLMAGYRVELDPDGQLTGYRRVRRYERGRADRRDGR from the coding sequence ATGTCGAACGCAAAAGACACACCCAAGTCACAGAGTTCGCGAAAGTCCCACGACGCTCACGAGTCGCACGGCGATGGAGAACAGGCGGCAGACGATCGCCGTCCGACCCCCATGGAGGTGCTGCGTCAGGCGCGTGCCCAGTTCATGGAACTCACCGGCCTCGTATCAGAGGCGGTGTCTTCGTTCGAGCAGACGAAGGACGGTTGGTCGCTGGAGGTCGAGGTCCTCGAGCTGGCCAGGGTGCCCGACACGATGAGCTTGATGGCCGGCTACCGGGTCGAACTCGATCCGGACGGTCAGCTCACCGGCTACCGGCGGGTCCGCCGCTATGAACGGGGCAGGGCCGACAGGCGCGACGGCCGCTAG
- a CDS encoding phage holin family protein: MDTSDHLEHLEHLDKHLAEELAQVARETVRDELHKQTRKQRRSAVLYAASGAAALYAGGAVTVAVGLALAIGLPDWAAALTTGAVLGVASYLLRGAVHRKRNRSSHSDRVIGGTAPAAPPSGLGVPYPPIPAEPPGAPRRRA, translated from the coding sequence ATGGACACTTCGGATCACCTGGAACATCTCGAACACCTGGACAAGCACCTTGCCGAAGAGCTGGCGCAGGTGGCCCGCGAAACGGTACGCGACGAACTTCACAAACAGACCCGCAAGCAGCGTCGCTCCGCCGTGCTCTACGCCGCATCCGGCGCTGCAGCACTGTATGCGGGCGGAGCCGTAACCGTGGCCGTGGGCTTGGCGCTGGCCATCGGCCTGCCGGACTGGGCGGCAGCCCTGACCACCGGGGCAGTCTTGGGCGTTGCTTCCTACCTGCTGCGTGGCGCTGTCCATCGGAAGCGCAACCGCTCGTCACACAGCGATCGTGTCATCGGCGGCACTGCTCCGGCCGCCCCGCCGAGCGGCCTGGGCGTCCCCTACCCGCCGATACCGGCGGAGCCGCCCGGCGCGCCGCGGCGTCGGGCCTGA
- a CDS encoding polysaccharide deacetylase family protein, translating to MSGLRHGLLPSALVPLAAAALSVGMAAPVTVGTPAHRVDCRIVRCVALTFDDGPTQYTAPILNTLQRQHVPATFFLIGPHALHYRTDVLREYRSGDAIGDHTVTHPRLTVLPLARIESEIGTAARQITSVTGQRPRLFRPPFGAWNAKVRMAAGAEDMAMIMWSVTARDWKFHDPLVIEHRVLSLVRPGAIVVLHDRYATTPLAIPHIIRALQARGYHLVTVPQLFGSTKGLRPGVLYRHGP from the coding sequence ATGTCCGGCCTCCGCCACGGGCTTCTCCCCAGCGCGCTCGTTCCTCTGGCGGCCGCAGCGCTGTCCGTAGGCATGGCCGCGCCCGTCACCGTCGGCACCCCGGCCCACCGGGTCGACTGTCGGATCGTCCGGTGCGTCGCCCTGACCTTCGACGACGGACCGACCCAGTACACCGCCCCGATCCTGAACACGCTGCAACGCCAGCATGTCCCGGCTACCTTCTTCCTCATCGGCCCGCACGCACTGCACTACCGCACGGACGTGCTCCGGGAGTACCGGTCCGGGGACGCGATCGGGGACCACACCGTCACCCATCCTCGTCTCACCGTCCTCCCGCTCGCCCGGATCGAGTCCGAGATCGGGACCGCGGCACGGCAGATCACCTCCGTCACCGGCCAACGGCCAAGACTGTTCCGGCCCCCGTTCGGGGCGTGGAACGCGAAGGTGCGGATGGCGGCCGGCGCGGAGGACATGGCGATGATCATGTGGAGCGTCACCGCCCGGGACTGGAAGTTCCACGATCCGCTCGTCATCGAGCACCGTGTCCTGAGCCTGGTGCGGCCAGGCGCGATCGTCGTCTTGCACGACCGGTACGCGACCACCCCGTTGGCAATACCCCACATCATCCGCGCCCTCCAAGCACGCGGCTATCACCTGGTCACCGTCCCTCAACTGTTCGGCTCGACAAAGGGCTTGAGGCCGGGAGTCCTCTACCGTCACGGTCCGTGA
- a CDS encoding DUF3592 domain-containing protein — translation MRKWWLKRYGLHAEGRVFGRETVDQDEDHHTKVTISFSDHNGRQRQIKCLLMTTKAAPDFGTHVPVAYRPGRPDEDRMLAYSWKANVRSGLLLLSVWGFWLMGLIPYFIP, via the coding sequence GTGAGGAAGTGGTGGCTGAAGCGGTACGGCCTGCACGCCGAAGGTCGCGTGTTCGGCCGGGAGACCGTGGACCAGGACGAAGACCACCACACCAAGGTGACCATCTCCTTCTCCGACCACAACGGGCGGCAGCGGCAGATCAAGTGCCTCCTGATGACGACGAAGGCGGCTCCGGACTTCGGGACCCACGTCCCCGTCGCCTACCGTCCCGGACGCCCGGACGAGGACCGGATGCTGGCATACAGCTGGAAGGCCAACGTCCGATCAGGCCTGCTCCTTCTGTCCGTGTGGGGGTTTTGGCTCATGGGACTCATCCCGTATTTCATTCCCTGA
- a CDS encoding MFS transporter: MNGGRFLLPVVLSATFVQLLNVTIAQIAAPAIQSGLGTGPGAVQLVLAGYTLAYACLLITAARLGERYSYRRLFLLGTAVFTVGSVACAAAPGAGWLIAARLVQGAGSGLVAPQVLSLIRTGVAPERRPRALALYGATMGVASLAGPLVGGLLVGTDLFGLGWRAVFLVTVPVAAVPLAGAALLPRTRGTDGQRVDWVGAALAATGFGALVLPCALGRETGWPWWTWASFAVAAAALICFALTLQRRPNPLIHPSALRDGIARRGVLLVFVFNAGVPSFTYLLFLHLQTALGYPALSAALVSAPFAAAAVLGSRAAPALSRRLGPTALTAAALVLAGTALALAPLIGTEPGRRAALPVLAAGGAAFGLFTAAVFVLVLARVRSAAAGSVSGLLPTAQQLGGSIGVTAAGLAYLTPADSANAAFAHAMAYEAAIFVLTALIALRLRRTGSEPEQSRP; this comes from the coding sequence GTGAACGGAGGTCGGTTCCTGCTGCCGGTGGTGCTGAGTGCGACCTTCGTGCAGCTGCTCAACGTCACGATCGCGCAGATCGCCGCTCCGGCCATCCAGTCTGGTCTGGGCACGGGCCCCGGCGCGGTGCAGCTCGTCCTGGCCGGGTACACCCTGGCATACGCGTGCCTGCTCATCACCGCCGCACGGCTGGGCGAGCGCTACAGTTACCGGCGGCTGTTCCTGCTGGGCACCGCGGTGTTCACAGTCGGCTCGGTGGCCTGCGCCGCCGCGCCCGGCGCAGGATGGCTGATCGCGGCCCGGCTGGTGCAGGGCGCGGGCAGCGGCCTGGTCGCCCCGCAGGTGCTCTCGCTCATCCGCACCGGTGTGGCCCCGGAACGTCGCCCACGAGCCCTCGCCCTGTACGGCGCCACGATGGGCGTGGCATCGCTGGCCGGGCCGCTCGTCGGTGGGCTGCTCGTCGGCACCGACCTCTTCGGCCTCGGTTGGCGAGCGGTCTTCCTGGTAACGGTGCCGGTCGCAGCCGTCCCCCTGGCGGGGGCAGCCCTGCTGCCCCGTACGCGCGGTACGGACGGGCAGCGCGTCGACTGGGTCGGCGCGGCGCTGGCCGCCACTGGCTTCGGCGCGCTGGTTCTGCCGTGCGCTCTGGGCCGGGAGACCGGCTGGCCCTGGTGGACGTGGGCCTCCTTCGCCGTGGCCGCGGCGGCCCTCATATGCTTCGCCCTCACCCTCCAGCGTCGGCCGAACCCCCTGATCCATCCGTCGGCCCTGCGGGATGGGATCGCGCGGCGGGGCGTGCTGCTGGTGTTCGTCTTCAACGCCGGAGTGCCGTCGTTCACCTATCTGCTGTTCCTGCACCTACAGACCGCCCTCGGATACCCGGCGCTGTCCGCCGCTCTGGTGTCGGCGCCCTTCGCCGCCGCGGCCGTTCTGGGCAGCCGTGCCGCCCCGGCCCTCTCCCGCCGCCTGGGCCCGACTGCGCTCACGGCCGCCGCCCTGGTCCTGGCGGGCACGGCCCTGGCACTCGCACCGCTCATCGGCACCGAGCCCGGGCGCCGGGCGGCCCTGCCGGTACTGGCGGCCGGGGGCGCGGCGTTCGGCCTGTTCACAGCCGCAGTGTTCGTGCTGGTGCTGGCGCGTGTGCGGAGCGCCGCGGCGGGCTCGGTGTCCGGGCTGCTGCCCACGGCCCAGCAGCTCGGCGGCTCGATCGGGGTGACGGCGGCCGGGCTGGCCTATTTAACGCCGGCGGACAGCGCGAACGCGGCGTTCGCCCATGCCATGGCATACGAGGCCGCCATCTTTGTGCTCACGGCCTTGATCGCCCTCCGACTGCGACGGACTGGTTCGGAGCCGGAGCAGTCCCGGCCCTGA
- a CDS encoding alpha/beta fold hydrolase: MTPFLNNDVNNTVFVLVHGAWHGSWQWGATQRALVGLGAASVAVDLPGHGFDAPLPTGYLLPGRSGLLTERSQVADVTMDDCADAILDTLRRVRRYGRVVLVAHSAGGGPASLAAERAPDLVDRIVYLSAFVPAGRPRFFDYLSAPENATARGQGLNLGDPQVLGAVRIDPLSSDPAYLEELRQTYYHDTPADRFDRWRFALSPDLPLAVPATPIVLTSVRWGRVPRTFLRCAEDRALPTAAQDLMIAEADQAMPGEPFTVHTLPGSHSPFAARPRELAEALVR; this comes from the coding sequence ATGACACCCTTTCTGAACAACGATGTGAACAACACCGTCTTCGTTCTCGTCCACGGCGCCTGGCACGGTTCATGGCAGTGGGGGGCGACGCAGCGCGCACTCGTCGGCCTCGGCGCCGCGAGCGTGGCCGTCGACCTGCCCGGGCACGGCTTCGACGCCCCCTTGCCCACCGGGTACCTGCTGCCTGGCCGGTCCGGTCTGCTGACCGAGAGGTCGCAGGTCGCCGACGTGACGATGGACGACTGCGCCGATGCCATCCTGGACACGCTGCGGCGGGTCCGCCGCTACGGCCGTGTCGTGCTCGTCGCCCACAGCGCGGGGGGCGGACCCGCCTCTTTGGCCGCAGAGCGCGCGCCCGATCTGGTCGACCGCATCGTCTACCTTTCCGCGTTCGTTCCCGCCGGCCGCCCCCGGTTTTTCGACTACCTCAGTGCCCCCGAGAACGCCACCGCACGAGGACAGGGCCTCAACCTCGGTGATCCCCAGGTGCTGGGCGCCGTACGGATCGATCCGCTCTCGTCGGACCCCGCCTACCTCGAGGAGCTGCGGCAGACCTACTACCACGACACGCCCGCCGACCGCTTCGACCGCTGGCGCTTCGCTCTCAGCCCCGACCTGCCGCTGGCCGTCCCGGCGACCCCTATCGTGCTGACCTCAGTACGGTGGGGCCGTGTCCCGCGCACCTTCCTGCGCTGCGCGGAGGACCGGGCGCTGCCGACGGCTGCACAGGACCTGATGATCGCGGAGGCCGACCAGGCCATGCCGGGCGAGCCGTTCACCGTCCACACCCTGCCGGGCAGCCACAGCCCGTTTGCCGCCCGACCGCGGGAACTCGCCGAGGCTCTGGTCCGGTGA
- a CDS encoding LysR family transcriptional regulator — MEARHLRYALALAEHGHFGRAAHALGIAQPPLSKQIADLERETGARLFDRTRQGVFPTAAGEAFLARARRALEEMTAATVDASRAARGETGRLRLGFIASALLDPLPDVVGRFGRERPDVRLELHEMASGRSATALIAGELDVAVTLGPPRGAGAEHLVSVPVGHDHLIAAVSRAHPYAGQASVSVDQLRRQPLIVAAGEDEPAVAAVLRSLLGEDAAALDGATVARDVHTIIGLAACGVGVGLGPSRMLAVPRPGIRFCEVTPRTMLPDLVLSFADCDRSPVLSAFLGTVRNNCPDVGTALDRRLGHT; from the coding sequence ATGGAGGCGCGGCATCTGCGGTACGCGCTCGCCCTCGCGGAGCATGGACACTTCGGCCGGGCGGCCCACGCACTGGGTATCGCACAGCCCCCGCTGTCCAAGCAGATCGCCGACCTGGAGCGCGAGACCGGGGCCCGGCTGTTCGACCGCACGCGCCAGGGCGTGTTCCCGACCGCCGCGGGCGAGGCGTTCCTCGCCAGGGCGCGGCGGGCGCTGGAGGAGATGACGGCGGCCACGGTGGACGCCAGCCGGGCAGCGCGCGGCGAGACGGGCCGGCTGCGCCTGGGCTTCATCGCCTCCGCGCTGCTCGACCCGCTACCAGACGTCGTGGGCCGGTTCGGCCGCGAACGGCCTGACGTACGGCTGGAACTGCACGAGATGGCATCCGGCCGCAGTGCCACCGCTCTCATTGCCGGAGAACTGGACGTGGCCGTCACCCTCGGACCGCCACGGGGCGCCGGGGCCGAACACCTGGTGTCCGTACCGGTCGGGCACGACCATCTGATCGCTGCCGTCAGCAGGGCGCACCCTTACGCCGGCCAGGCGTCGGTGAGCGTGGACCAGCTGCGGCGGCAGCCGTTGATCGTGGCTGCCGGGGAGGACGAGCCCGCGGTCGCCGCCGTGCTGCGTTCCCTGCTGGGCGAGGACGCCGCCGCACTGGACGGTGCGACCGTCGCCAGGGACGTGCACACGATCATCGGCCTGGCCGCCTGCGGGGTCGGCGTGGGCCTCGGGCCCTCCCGCATGCTGGCGGTCCCGCGCCCGGGCATCCGGTTCTGCGAGGTAACCCCGCGCACGATGCTGCCCGACCTGGTCCTGTCTTTCGCCGACTGCGACCGCTCCCCGGTGCTGAGTGCCTTCCTCGGCACCGTCCGCAACAACTGCCCCGACGTCGGTACCGCGCTCGATCGGCGGTTGGGCCACACATGA
- a CDS encoding plasmid stabilization protein: MPAGSSSKRERQYGHIKKSAQDRGESAGRAKEIASRTVNKERARSGESKTASKTSTSGPKPASQRGGQRSRSSAQGPTKDQLYQEAKKRSIDDRSSMTKKQLQNALGR; encoded by the coding sequence ATGCCGGCCGGATCAAGTTCCAAGCGGGAACGGCAGTACGGACACATCAAGAAGAGCGCCCAGGACCGGGGCGAGTCCGCCGGACGGGCCAAGGAGATCGCATCGAGGACAGTCAACAAGGAGCGGGCGAGGTCGGGCGAGTCGAAGACCGCGAGCAAAACCTCGACCAGTGGCCCCAAGCCCGCGTCCCAGCGCGGCGGGCAGCGCTCGCGCAGCAGCGCGCAGGGACCGACCAAGGACCAGCTCTACCAGGAGGCGAAGAAGCGCAGCATAGACGACCGCTCCTCGATGACCAAGAAGCAGCTGCAGAACGCCCTCGGCCGTTGA
- a CDS encoding Rieske 2Fe-2S domain-containing protein — MNTEQGLRGSYWIETSAGGEPAAPPSGSLTVDVAVIGGGMAGRSTGPSGGIMAGVLIADLVESRQVVSVLYDPRRLNSKAREGVSFLKHQARVAKHFLGDRLPPVTAPSPKDLTPGDGAVLRVGRHQCAVHRDGSGQLRAVSARCTHLGCLVAFNRAEQACVCPCHGSRFAPDGRILQGPVRPLEKREV, encoded by the coding sequence ATGAACACCGAGCAAGGACTCCGGGGGTCGTACTGGATCGAGACCTCTGCGGGCGGCGAGCCCGCAGCCCCTCCGTCCGGGAGCCTCACCGTCGACGTCGCGGTGATCGGCGGCGGCATGGCGGGGCGCAGCACGGGCCCGAGCGGCGGCATCATGGCCGGCGTGCTGATCGCCGACCTCGTCGAGAGCCGACAGGTGGTATCGGTCCTGTACGACCCACGTCGGCTCAATTCCAAGGCCCGCGAAGGCGTGTCCTTCCTCAAGCACCAGGCACGCGTGGCCAAGCACTTCCTCGGTGACCGGCTGCCGCCCGTCACCGCACCTTCCCCCAAGGACCTCACTCCCGGAGACGGAGCGGTCCTGCGCGTGGGCCGGCACCAGTGCGCAGTTCACCGGGACGGAAGCGGCCAGCTCCGAGCCGTCTCGGCCCGCTGTACCCACCTGGGCTGTCTTGTCGCTTTCAACCGTGCGGAGCAGGCATGCGTGTGCCCATGCCATGGCTCCCGCTTCGCCCCCGACGGTCGCATCCTTCAGGGACCCGTGCGGCCACTGGAGAAACGAGAGGTCTGA